One part of the Glycine max cultivar Williams 82 chromosome 14, Glycine_max_v4.0, whole genome shotgun sequence genome encodes these proteins:
- the LOC100782127 gene encoding hexokinase-2, chloroplastic, translated as MMFVTAAAATSAAAAGSYPSLSRSRRRRLTVALRSDDVSVTPTTTILTKLKYECATPLPLLQQVANNMSADMRAGLGFGPGPGLPMIPSYVENLPTGNEKGLFYALDLGGTNFRVLRVQLGGKDDRVIATEFDQVSIPQQLMFATSHELFDFIASGLAKFASKEDDRFHISPGRKGEIGFTFSFPVKQTSIDSGILIKWTKGFAVSRTAGRDVVACLNEAMERQGIDMRVSALVNDTVATLAGAEYWDNDVVVAVILGTGSNACYVEQISAIPKLQGHVSSSGKMIISTEWGAFSNGLPLTKFDREMDAASINPGEQIFEKTISGMYLGEIVRRVLLEMAEEGGLFGKSVPQTLSTPFILGTPDLCAMQQDCSGDLHAVGSLLYDKAGVESNLSERETVLEVCETIVKRGGSLAGAGIVGILQKMEEDQRGLIFGNGNRSVVAIDGGLYENYPQYRAYLQDSVKELLGTEKSNNVVIEHTKDGSGIGAALLAASNSIYNQDL; from the exons ATGATGTTTGTCACTGCTGCTGCCGCCACTTCCGCCGCCGCAGCAGGGTCCTATCCCTCACTCTCACGATCGCGACGGCGGCGGTTAACGGTGGCTCTCCGATCTGACGACGTGTCAGTCACCCCAACCACCACAATATTGACGAAACTCAAATACGAGTGTGCCACTCCTCTGCCCCTTCTTCAGCAAGTGGCCAATAACATGTCTGCTGACATGCGAGCTGGGCTTGGGTTTGGGCCTGGGCCCGGGCTTCCCATGATACCCAGCTATGTTGAAAATCTTCCTACTGG GAACGAGAAAGGGTTGTTTTATGCCTTGGATCTCGGAGGAACCAACTTCCGTGTGCTGAGGGTGCAGTTGGGTGGCAAAGATGATCGTGTCATTGCCACTGAGTTTGATCAAGTTTCCATACCTCAGCAACTCATGTTTGCTACATCTCAT GAGCTTTTTGATTTCATTGCTTCGGGGCTGGCAAAATTTGCGTCCAAGGAGGATGATAGATTTCATATCTCACCGGGAAGAAAGGGAGAGATTGGCTTCACGTTTTCATTTCCTGTGAAGCAGACATCAATTGATTCTGGCATACTAATCAAGTGGACCAAGGGTTTTGCTGTCTCTCGAACA GCAGGGAGAGATGTGGTTGCTTGTCTGAACGAGGCAATGGAAAGGCAAGGAATTGACATGCGAGTTTCTGCTCTg GTGAATGATACCGTGGCAACGTTAGCTGGAGCAGAATACTGGGACAATGATGTCGTGGTTGCTGTCATTTTGGGTACTGGAAGCAATGCTTGCTATGTTGAGCAGATCAGTGCCATTCCTAAGTTGCAGGGCCATGTCTCTTCTTCTGGGAAAATG ATCATTAGCACTGAGTGGGGTGCTTTCTCAAATGGTCTCCCTTTAACCAAGTTCGATAGGGAAATGGATGCTGCTAGCATCAATCCGGGCGAGCAG ATCTTTGAAAAGACAATCTCGGGAATGTATCTAGGCGAAATTGTTAGACGAGTGCTGCTGGAAATGGCTGAAGAGGGTGGTCTGTTTGGAAAATCTGTCCCGCAGACACTATCTACACCTTTCATACTcgg gaCCCCAGATCTATGTGCCATGCAACAGGACTGTTCTGGCGATTTACATGCAGTTGGGTCTCTCCTCTACGATAAAGCAGGG GTTGAATCCAATTTAAGTGAAAGAGAAACAGTTTTGGAGGTTTGTGAGACTATTGTAAAGCGAGGCGGGAGCTTAGCTGGTGCAGGAATAGTGGGGATTCtacaaaaaatggaagaggacCAGAGAGGTCTCATCTTTGGGAATGGGAACAGAAGTGTTGTTGCCATCGATGGGGGCTTATACGAAAATTATCCTCAATACAGGGCTTATTTGCAAGATTCAGTCAAAGAGCTTCTAGGAACAGAAAAGTCAAACAATGTGGTGATAGAGCATACAAAAGATGGTTCTGGCATAGGAGCTGCTCTATTGGCTGCTTCAAACTCCATCTACAACCAAGATTTATAG
- the LOC100500378 gene encoding AP-2 complex subunit sigma-like: MIRFILLQNRQGKTRLAKYYVPLEDSEKHKVEYEVHRLVVNRDPKYTNFVEFRTHKIIYRRYAGLFFSICVDITDNELAYLECIHLFVEILDHFFSNVCELDLVFNFHKVYLILDEFILAGELQETSKKAIIERMGELEKLE; this comes from the exons ATG ATCCGATTCATTCTGTTGCAGAACAGGCAGGGCAAGACCCGTCTTGCCAAATACTACGTTCCTCTCGAGGATTCCGAGAAGCACAAGGTGGAATACGAG GTTCACCGCCTCGTCGTAAACAGAGACCCTAAATACACAAATTTCGTCGAG TTTCGTACGCACAAGATAATATACAGGCGATATGCTGGGTTGTTTTTCTCAATCTGTGTTGATATCACTGATAATGAGTTGGCGTATTTAGAGTGCATCCATTTGTTTGTGGAAATATTGGATCACTTCTTCAGCAATGTCTGTGAGCTTGATTTGGTTTTTAACTTCCACAAG GTCTATCTTATACTTGATGAATTCATTCTAGCGGGTGAACTGCAAGAAACAAGCAAGAAG GCTATTATTGAGAGAATGGGGGAACTGGAAAAACTAGAATGA
- the LOC102659825 gene encoding uncharacterized protein isoform X1, translating to MDKAPKVRRGSSAFSNSNKRRHISKQSRRHKHKLFAVISRGDFRFSKKEKVRSLSAVGTASSSFQMACINASERQKCEPPSTVIATTKRFKLHKNFLNDSNVTSVPRKLRSATKKRGRESMLLDSEKVKHKMDGIESLKKDSVKKSKVSVKQGMWRDWSPREGASGAITKDEEEVAETLYALAGMFPHNASNHNSTDLDGKSLPDNSSVLQDLEDNASDALQASATAPVASPSCHESSAGEASKTSWLNEAVGQKQPDLPDSPTLLMSSRSTSLTINLQTMPVAVKHEKSSKVALHDSELCLAMGQSRISQVERKPNVAFEAARNIDCKQQQHMIKDQKGNEGLALWPGLSPVAPAGQAYLQSSATKAPDWLEAAIRVSKMDSMETSTCSSSGRIFIPKRSWKRCAAHVHISHLIKSLEVPKTQVIKESELFGCHQMREHEGSKRGVLLEVHSSNRMKIGITSSTLRNPHESKNIILQRQSHYRDISQAAPTPVVYGPQKQNFNFLSLSAGSNGLKLDNNYNKIGSRLEPLSKLQVPYLQSLTPLHGGIPIPATQRQYASTSYLNQLSVAGPQVLLQQPHYFGNPLYGTHYGSTVSHKQEHQSLWGVQQAEQGRSTVNFNILRTQYPNWQSGRHDSSALSPCAQAILPCSPASQEIFGSKITSISGQQKQHLAHLQDKWTRASSSPFIV from the exons ATGGACAAGGCTCCAAAAGTGAGGCGTGGAAGCAGTGcgttctcaaactccaacaagCGACGACATATATCTAAACAATCTCGACGACACAAACACAAACTCTTCGCTG TTATTAGCCGTGGGGACTTTCGATTCTCGAAGAAGGAAAAGGTGAGAAGCTTGAGTGCCGTCGGAACGGCGTCGTCGAGCTTCCAAATGGCTTGTATTAATGCCTCTGAACGACAAAAATGCGAACCTCCTTCAACCGTCATTGCCACCACCAAGAGATTCAAGCTTCATAAGAAT TTTCTGAATGACTCCAACGTTACCTCTGTTCCACGGAAGCTACGTTCAG cCACGAAGAAACGGGGTCGCGAATCCATGTTACTTGATTCAGAAAAGGTGAAGCATAAGATGGATGGAATAGAATCTCTCAAAAAGGATAGTGTAAAGAAGTCCAAAGTGAGTGTT AAACAAGGAATGTGGCGTGACTGGTCCCCTAGAGAAGGAGCTTCTGGGGCCATCACAAAAGATGAGGAAGAGGTTGCGGAGACTCTCTATGCCTTGGCTGGAATGTTCCCTCACAATGCCTCCAATCATAATAGTACGGATTTAGATGGCAAATCTTTGCCAGATAATTCATCAGTTTTGCAAGACTTGGAGGATAATGCTAGTGATGCTCTTCAAG CCTCAGCAACTGCTCCTGTTGCAAGTCCTAGTTGTCACGAAAGTTCAGCTGGAGAAGCTTCAAAAACCAGTTGGTTGAATGAAGCTGTTGGTCAAAAACAACCTGATTTGCCTGATAGTCCAACGCTCTTGATGTCATCTCGTAGCACTTCTCTAACTATAAATCTTCAGACCATGCCTGTGGCGGTTAAGCATGAAAAGAGCAGCAAAGTTGCATTGCATGACTCTGAGTTATGTCTAGCAATGGG ACAATCACGGATTTCTCAAGTTGAGAGGAAACCAAATGTGGCATTTGAAGCG GCAAGAAACATTGATTGCAAGCAACAACAGCATATGATCAAGGACCAAAAAGGAAATG AAGGACTTGCATTATGGCCAGGCTTATCACCAGTGGCACCAGCTGGCCAGGCTTATCTACa GTCTTCTGCTACTAAAGCTCCTGATTGGCTGGAAGCTGCAATCCGTGTCTCCAAAATGGATTCCATGGAAACTTCAACTTGTTCTTCTAGTGGGAGG ATTTTTATTCCTAAAAGATCATGGAAGAGGTGTGCAGCTCATGTTCACATCAGTCATTTAATCAAGAGTCTAGAGGTGCCAAAAACACAGGTTATCAAAGAATCTGAGCTTTTTGGATGTCATCAAATGAGAGAACACGAAGGATCAAAGCGTGGAGTTCTTTTAGAAGTACACAGCTCAAACAGAATGAAAATTGGAATCACTTCTTCTACTTTGAGGAATCCACATGAAAGTAAGAATATTATTCTTCAGCGGCAAAGCCATTATCGAGACATATCACAGGCTGCTCCAACACCTGTGGTGTATGGCCCTCAAAAGCAA AATTTCAACTTCTTGTCCTTGTCAGCAGGAAGTAATGGGTTAAAGCTagacaataattataataaaattggaAGTAGGTTGGAACCATTATCAAAATTGCAAGTGCCTTATTTACAGTCACTAACACCGTTGCATGGGGGCATACCAATTCCCGCGACTCAGAGACAGTATGCCTCAACTTCTTACCTTAATCAGCTTTCTGTTGCAGGACCACAG GTTCTGTTGCAGCAACCTCATTATTTTGGTAACCCGTTATATGGAACTCATTATGGTTCGACAGTCTCACATAAACAAGAACACCAAAGCTTATGGGGGGTGCAACAAGCAGAACAAGGTAGGTCTACagtaaatttcaatattttgaggACCCAGTATCCTAATTGGCAAAGTGGAAGGCATGACTCTTCTGCATTGAGTCCATGTGCCCAAGCAATCCTCCCCTGTTCCCCTGCATCACAAGAAATTTTTGGATCCAAGATCACTTCAATCTCCGGGCAACAGAAGCAGCACCTTGCACACTTACAAGACAAATGGACTAGAGCTTCATCGTCTCCCTTCATTGTATGA
- the LOC102659825 gene encoding uncharacterized protein isoform X3 encodes MTPTLPLFHGSYVQKQGMWRDWSPREGASGAITKDEEEVAETLYALAGMFPHNASNHNSTDLDGKSLPDNSSVLQDLEDNASDALQASATAPVASPSCHESSAGEASKTSWLNEAVGQKQPDLPDSPTLLMSSRSTSLTINLQTMPVAVKHEKSSKVALHDSELCLAMGQSRISQVERKPNVAFEAARNIDCKQQQHMIKDQKGNEGLALWPGLSPVAPAGQAYLQSSATKAPDWLEAAIRVSKMDSMETSTCSSSGRIFIPKRSWKRCAAHVHISHLIKSLEVPKTQVIKESELFGCHQMREHEGSKRGVLLEVHSSNRMKIGITSSTLRNPHESKNIILQRQSHYRDISQAAPTPVVYGPQKQNFNFLSLSAGSNGLKLDNNYNKIGSRLEPLSKLQVPYLQSLTPLHGGIPIPATQRQYASTSYLNQLSVAGPQVLLQQPHYFGNPLYGTHYGSTVSHKQEHQSLWGVQQAEQGRSTVNFNILRTQYPNWQSGRHDSSALSPCAQAILPCSPASQEIFGSKITSISGQQKQHLAHLQDKWTRASSSPFIV; translated from the exons ATGACTCCAACGTTACCTCTGTTCCACGGAAGCTACGTTCAG AAACAAGGAATGTGGCGTGACTGGTCCCCTAGAGAAGGAGCTTCTGGGGCCATCACAAAAGATGAGGAAGAGGTTGCGGAGACTCTCTATGCCTTGGCTGGAATGTTCCCTCACAATGCCTCCAATCATAATAGTACGGATTTAGATGGCAAATCTTTGCCAGATAATTCATCAGTTTTGCAAGACTTGGAGGATAATGCTAGTGATGCTCTTCAAG CCTCAGCAACTGCTCCTGTTGCAAGTCCTAGTTGTCACGAAAGTTCAGCTGGAGAAGCTTCAAAAACCAGTTGGTTGAATGAAGCTGTTGGTCAAAAACAACCTGATTTGCCTGATAGTCCAACGCTCTTGATGTCATCTCGTAGCACTTCTCTAACTATAAATCTTCAGACCATGCCTGTGGCGGTTAAGCATGAAAAGAGCAGCAAAGTTGCATTGCATGACTCTGAGTTATGTCTAGCAATGGG ACAATCACGGATTTCTCAAGTTGAGAGGAAACCAAATGTGGCATTTGAAGCG GCAAGAAACATTGATTGCAAGCAACAACAGCATATGATCAAGGACCAAAAAGGAAATG AAGGACTTGCATTATGGCCAGGCTTATCACCAGTGGCACCAGCTGGCCAGGCTTATCTACa GTCTTCTGCTACTAAAGCTCCTGATTGGCTGGAAGCTGCAATCCGTGTCTCCAAAATGGATTCCATGGAAACTTCAACTTGTTCTTCTAGTGGGAGG ATTTTTATTCCTAAAAGATCATGGAAGAGGTGTGCAGCTCATGTTCACATCAGTCATTTAATCAAGAGTCTAGAGGTGCCAAAAACACAGGTTATCAAAGAATCTGAGCTTTTTGGATGTCATCAAATGAGAGAACACGAAGGATCAAAGCGTGGAGTTCTTTTAGAAGTACACAGCTCAAACAGAATGAAAATTGGAATCACTTCTTCTACTTTGAGGAATCCACATGAAAGTAAGAATATTATTCTTCAGCGGCAAAGCCATTATCGAGACATATCACAGGCTGCTCCAACACCTGTGGTGTATGGCCCTCAAAAGCAA AATTTCAACTTCTTGTCCTTGTCAGCAGGAAGTAATGGGTTAAAGCTagacaataattataataaaattggaAGTAGGTTGGAACCATTATCAAAATTGCAAGTGCCTTATTTACAGTCACTAACACCGTTGCATGGGGGCATACCAATTCCCGCGACTCAGAGACAGTATGCCTCAACTTCTTACCTTAATCAGCTTTCTGTTGCAGGACCACAG GTTCTGTTGCAGCAACCTCATTATTTTGGTAACCCGTTATATGGAACTCATTATGGTTCGACAGTCTCACATAAACAAGAACACCAAAGCTTATGGGGGGTGCAACAAGCAGAACAAGGTAGGTCTACagtaaatttcaatattttgaggACCCAGTATCCTAATTGGCAAAGTGGAAGGCATGACTCTTCTGCATTGAGTCCATGTGCCCAAGCAATCCTCCCCTGTTCCCCTGCATCACAAGAAATTTTTGGATCCAAGATCACTTCAATCTCCGGGCAACAGAAGCAGCACCTTGCACACTTACAAGACAAATGGACTAGAGCTTCATCGTCTCCCTTCATTGTATGA
- the LOC102659825 gene encoding uncharacterized protein isoform X2, protein MDKAPKVRRGSSAFSNSNKRRHISKQSRRHKHKLFAVISRGDFRFSKKEKVRSLSAVGTASSSFQMACINASERQKCEPPSTVIATTKRFKLHKNFLNDSNVTSVPRKLRSATKKRGRESMLLDSEKVKHKMDGIESLKKDSVKKSKKQGMWRDWSPREGASGAITKDEEEVAETLYALAGMFPHNASNHNSTDLDGKSLPDNSSVLQDLEDNASDALQASATAPVASPSCHESSAGEASKTSWLNEAVGQKQPDLPDSPTLLMSSRSTSLTINLQTMPVAVKHEKSSKVALHDSELCLAMGQSRISQVERKPNVAFEAARNIDCKQQQHMIKDQKGNEGLALWPGLSPVAPAGQAYLQSSATKAPDWLEAAIRVSKMDSMETSTCSSSGRIFIPKRSWKRCAAHVHISHLIKSLEVPKTQVIKESELFGCHQMREHEGSKRGVLLEVHSSNRMKIGITSSTLRNPHESKNIILQRQSHYRDISQAAPTPVVYGPQKQNFNFLSLSAGSNGLKLDNNYNKIGSRLEPLSKLQVPYLQSLTPLHGGIPIPATQRQYASTSYLNQLSVAGPQVLLQQPHYFGNPLYGTHYGSTVSHKQEHQSLWGVQQAEQGRSTVNFNILRTQYPNWQSGRHDSSALSPCAQAILPCSPASQEIFGSKITSISGQQKQHLAHLQDKWTRASSSPFIV, encoded by the exons ATGGACAAGGCTCCAAAAGTGAGGCGTGGAAGCAGTGcgttctcaaactccaacaagCGACGACATATATCTAAACAATCTCGACGACACAAACACAAACTCTTCGCTG TTATTAGCCGTGGGGACTTTCGATTCTCGAAGAAGGAAAAGGTGAGAAGCTTGAGTGCCGTCGGAACGGCGTCGTCGAGCTTCCAAATGGCTTGTATTAATGCCTCTGAACGACAAAAATGCGAACCTCCTTCAACCGTCATTGCCACCACCAAGAGATTCAAGCTTCATAAGAAT TTTCTGAATGACTCCAACGTTACCTCTGTTCCACGGAAGCTACGTTCAG cCACGAAGAAACGGGGTCGCGAATCCATGTTACTTGATTCAGAAAAGGTGAAGCATAAGATGGATGGAATAGAATCTCTCAAAAAGGATAGTGTAAAGAAGTCCAAA AAACAAGGAATGTGGCGTGACTGGTCCCCTAGAGAAGGAGCTTCTGGGGCCATCACAAAAGATGAGGAAGAGGTTGCGGAGACTCTCTATGCCTTGGCTGGAATGTTCCCTCACAATGCCTCCAATCATAATAGTACGGATTTAGATGGCAAATCTTTGCCAGATAATTCATCAGTTTTGCAAGACTTGGAGGATAATGCTAGTGATGCTCTTCAAG CCTCAGCAACTGCTCCTGTTGCAAGTCCTAGTTGTCACGAAAGTTCAGCTGGAGAAGCTTCAAAAACCAGTTGGTTGAATGAAGCTGTTGGTCAAAAACAACCTGATTTGCCTGATAGTCCAACGCTCTTGATGTCATCTCGTAGCACTTCTCTAACTATAAATCTTCAGACCATGCCTGTGGCGGTTAAGCATGAAAAGAGCAGCAAAGTTGCATTGCATGACTCTGAGTTATGTCTAGCAATGGG ACAATCACGGATTTCTCAAGTTGAGAGGAAACCAAATGTGGCATTTGAAGCG GCAAGAAACATTGATTGCAAGCAACAACAGCATATGATCAAGGACCAAAAAGGAAATG AAGGACTTGCATTATGGCCAGGCTTATCACCAGTGGCACCAGCTGGCCAGGCTTATCTACa GTCTTCTGCTACTAAAGCTCCTGATTGGCTGGAAGCTGCAATCCGTGTCTCCAAAATGGATTCCATGGAAACTTCAACTTGTTCTTCTAGTGGGAGG ATTTTTATTCCTAAAAGATCATGGAAGAGGTGTGCAGCTCATGTTCACATCAGTCATTTAATCAAGAGTCTAGAGGTGCCAAAAACACAGGTTATCAAAGAATCTGAGCTTTTTGGATGTCATCAAATGAGAGAACACGAAGGATCAAAGCGTGGAGTTCTTTTAGAAGTACACAGCTCAAACAGAATGAAAATTGGAATCACTTCTTCTACTTTGAGGAATCCACATGAAAGTAAGAATATTATTCTTCAGCGGCAAAGCCATTATCGAGACATATCACAGGCTGCTCCAACACCTGTGGTGTATGGCCCTCAAAAGCAA AATTTCAACTTCTTGTCCTTGTCAGCAGGAAGTAATGGGTTAAAGCTagacaataattataataaaattggaAGTAGGTTGGAACCATTATCAAAATTGCAAGTGCCTTATTTACAGTCACTAACACCGTTGCATGGGGGCATACCAATTCCCGCGACTCAGAGACAGTATGCCTCAACTTCTTACCTTAATCAGCTTTCTGTTGCAGGACCACAG GTTCTGTTGCAGCAACCTCATTATTTTGGTAACCCGTTATATGGAACTCATTATGGTTCGACAGTCTCACATAAACAAGAACACCAAAGCTTATGGGGGGTGCAACAAGCAGAACAAGGTAGGTCTACagtaaatttcaatattttgaggACCCAGTATCCTAATTGGCAAAGTGGAAGGCATGACTCTTCTGCATTGAGTCCATGTGCCCAAGCAATCCTCCCCTGTTCCCCTGCATCACAAGAAATTTTTGGATCCAAGATCACTTCAATCTCCGGGCAACAGAAGCAGCACCTTGCACACTTACAAGACAAATGGACTAGAGCTTCATCGTCTCCCTTCATTGTATGA
- the GASA24 gene encoding gibberellin-regulated protein 24 precursor: MTLSKLIVASLLASLLLLHLVDADQSAHVQTQGSLLQKIDCNGACAARCRLSSRPRLCKRACGTCCRRCNCVPPGTAGNQEVCPCYASLTTHGGKRKCP, encoded by the exons ATGACTCTCTCTAAGCTTATAGTTGCTTCCCTTCTTGCCTcgcttctccttcttcatctTGTTGATGCTGATCAATCG GCACATGTACAAACGCAGGGGTCTCTTCTGCAGAAGATAG atTGTAATGGAGCATGTGCTGCGAGGTGTCGTTTATCATCTCGGCCACGTCTCTGCAAAAGAGCCTGTGGAACTTGTTGTAGACGCTGCAACTGCGTGCCACCTGGCACTGCTGGAAACCAAGAAGTGTGTCCCTGCTATGCTAGTTTGACTACTCATGGTGGCAAACGCAAGTGCCCTTAG